GGTCGCCGCGGCGGCGGTGAGATCACCGCCGAGCATCTCGGTCCACGCCACCAGGATGCGATTGCGCACGGTGGGAGTCTCCGGACGGTCGAGGATCGCGCGTGCGTACCCGAGTTCGCCCGAGTGCAGACACAGCAGTGCGGCGACGGCGTCGACCGTGTCGGGCCAGGCGCGCAACGAACCGTCGGATCCGAGGCTCGTCAATGCGCGGGCGAGGTGATTCATCGCGATCCGGCCGTCGCCGCCGACGGATTCGCGCAGGCCCTCCTCGAGCAGTCGTGCGGCGGAGGCCGCAGAGGTCGGCGCACCCGAGACGGCGGCACCGCGGAGACGTTCTGCGGCCGAGGGGCGTCCGGCGGCGAGCAGCACTGTGGCGGCGAGAGGAGCGTCCGTACCGACCCGTTCGGGGCCGAGCCATTCGAACAGGTCGGCGCTGCGGTCGAGCATGCCGCGATGCGCGGCGATACTCGCGGAGATCCGGGTGGCGGCGCGCACGTCGTCGACGTCCACCGTGTCGGCGCGGTCGAGCAGCCGGTCGGTGACCTGCTCGGCTCGCTCGAGATCCCCTGCCGCAAAGGCGACTTCGGCGCGCCGCACTGCGAGGGCATCGGGATCGGCTCCTGTCGGTACCGCGGCGTCGAGAAGATCGGCGGCCTCGCGCGGCGTTGCGTCGACCGCGAACTCCACGAGCCGTCGGGCGAGATGCGGATCGGTGAGGCCGATCGTGGCGAGCCCCCGGGCGAGGTGCGGCGTGAGTGTTCCGGCGTCGATGCGTGTCGCGAGGAGGCGGCGGGCGACGGCGAACAGGTTGTGTCTCCCGAGGACCGCGGCGGGCACGCCGCTCGCTCCCGCAGTGAGACTCGCTGCATCGGCCCCGAGCAGACCGCTCGCGCGGGCCGCGTCGACGAGATCGAGGGCCCGCTCGGCGGGTACCTCGAGTACGGCGGAGAGTTCGCCGGGATCGAGCGCCGCCCCGAGATCGACGAGCGCGAGGGCTGCGGTGAGATCGAGATCGGCGAGGAGCTGCCGGCGGATCCCCTCCTCGACGGCCTGCCGGACATCGGCCTCCGTCCGCACGGCTTCGAGGGCGGTGTCGACGAGATGCGGTACGCCGCCCGTCAGGCGGTGCAGGGCACGCACCTGGGGTGGCGCGAGCCGAAGCTCGAACGATGCCGCGCGACCGGCGATCTCACGGGGCGTCCACGAGCCCAGTTCCACCACTGTCCCGTTTCCCGCGAACGCTGCGGTCAGCGAACGCATCTCGGCTCGGTGGGGTCGAGCTTCGGTGGCCACGACGATTCCGGTCGGCGCATTCCGGACGTGGTCGACGAGCTCGTGCAGTTCCGCGGCGGTCATGCGGTGCGCGTCGTCGACGGTGCGGGTGTCGCCGAGATCGGTTCGGAGCGAAGCGAGTACGGCGGACTTCCCGCTTCCGGTGCCGCCGACGAGCAGCAGTCGCGGGGGAGCGGCCGCGGTCAGGGCACGCGTGACCTCCCGGGGGACCGGGCGTCGCGGAGGAGCGGGAGCGGACGTCATCGGGATCGGTCAGCGTCCGGTTCCGAGCAGTCCGCCGACGACCTGCCCCGTGCCGTCGAGGACACCCCCGACCACGTTGCCGGTGCCGTCGAGCACCCCGCCGACGCCGTTACCGACACCCTCGACGACCGCACCGGCACCCTGACCTGCGCCGGACAGGGCGTCGCCGACGCCGCTGCCACCCGTGCTCGGCGGGGTCGGTTGCGGCGCAGGCTGAGGGGCGGGCGCTGGGGCCGGAGCAGGAGCGGGTTGCGGCGCAGGCTGGGGTGCCTGCGGGCTTTGACCGGGTGCTACCGGCGCGGGTGCGGTCGGGTCCGGCGCAGGTACAGCGCCGGTGGGTGCGGCGCCGGAAGCGGGCGTCGCGGCGACCGGGACAGCGGTCACGGTGCCGTCCGGTCCCTGCACCCCGATCGGGACGGTGGTTCCCGCCTCGGACGGCTGCGCGCCGGTCGTGCCGGGAACGGTCGTACCGGGGACGGTCGCGGTGGTGGTCGAGTTGCCGGCCACGACCTCGCTCGACGGACCCACCTCCGAACCGGGTGTCTCGGCCTCCGACGACAGGGTGCCGATCGCCAGTCCACCCCCGGCGAGGACGACGACGGCAGCGACAGCGGCACCCACCAGCGCGAACGAGCGGGCACGGGCGCGTGAGGGTGTGCCGGACCCGGTGTCGACGACCGCAGGCCGATGCGCGGCGGCGACCGGCGGCGCCTCAGCGGCGGGCACCACCGGGAGCGCGACGGTCTCGGGCTCGTCGTCGACGACAGGTGCAGGAGGCGCCATCGGCACCGCGGCAGTCGGGGCACCGTCCGCGGCTGCTGCAAGCGCGGCCCCATGCGCTGCGGTGAAGGCCGGTCGCGCCGACGAGACGATCGGCAGACCCAGCTCCGACGAGATCAGTTCGGCGACGAGCGGGGTGGACGAGCCACCACCGATCAGCAGTACGCGTCCGATGTCCGCACGATCGAGCCCGGCCCCGCGGATCGCGTCCTGTACCACGGCGAGCGACGCCCCGAGCGGTTCCCGGGCGAGTTCCTCGAACTCGCTGCGCACCAGACGCAGGTCGCGGTGCAGGCCGGGCAGCGCGACCGGCACCACCGTCTCGGTGTCGCTGGACAGTGCCTCCTTCGCCGCGCGGCACCGACCGCGGAAGTCGGCGAGTGCCGCGACGGTCGCGGAATCGAACGGATCGAGGCCGGTCGAGTCCCCGCCGAGCGTTTCCAGCAGATAGGTCGTGACGAGATGGTCGAAATGGTCGCCGGAGACGTCGTCGCTGCTCAACGGGCGGCCCAGCAGCATGGGATGGGCGCCGCCCTGCACGACGGTGACGTCGAGGCTGCGCGCACCGAGGTCGTAGACCACCGTCACGTCGTCTCCCAGCGGCCCGTGTGTGGCGTCGAGCCAGCGCACCGCCGCGATCGGTTCGGGGATCGTCCGTGCGGTCACGCCGGCGCGGACGAGTGCCGCCTGTAAGGTCTCGACGGTGTGA
This window of the Rhodococcus pyridinivorans genome carries:
- a CDS encoding Hsp70 family protein, with product MYSGLGVTIGAVNSVALTVLDQPRAGDPSVLSVPTELHLPEGGALVLGAGTPPPGAQVFSGYAARVGDPVGILADDGSTYLGEDLVASTVARLQYRTGTSDVPTMLAHPAAWSAHTVETLQAALVRAGVTARTIPEPIAAVRWLDATHGPLGDDVTVVYDLGARSLDVTVVQGGAHPMLLGRPLSSDDVSGDHFDHLVTTYLLETLGGDSTGLDPFDSATVAALADFRGRCRAAKEALSSDTETVVPVALPGLHRDLRLVRSEFEELAREPLGASLAVVQDAIRGAGLDRADIGRVLLIGGGSSTPLVAELISSELGLPIVSSARPAFTAAHGAALAAAADGAPTAAVPMAPPAPVVDDEPETVALPVVPAAEAPPVAAAHRPAVVDTGSGTPSRARARSFALVGAAVAAVVVLAGGGLAIGTLSSEAETPGSEVGPSSEVVAGNSTTTATVPGTTVPGTTGAQPSEAGTTVPIGVQGPDGTVTAVPVAATPASGAAPTGAVPAPDPTAPAPVAPGQSPQAPQPAPQPAPAPAPAPAPQPAPQPTPPSTGGSGVGDALSGAGQGAGAVVEGVGNGVGGVLDGTGNVVGGVLDGTGQVVGGLLGTGR
- a CDS encoding LuxR C-terminal-related transcriptional regulator; protein product: MTSAPAPPRRPVPREVTRALTAAAPPRLLLVGGTGSGKSAVLASLRTDLGDTRTVDDAHRMTAAELHELVDHVRNAPTGIVVATEARPHRAEMRSLTAAFAGNGTVVELGSWTPREIAGRAASFELRLAPPQVRALHRLTGGVPHLVDTALEAVRTEADVRQAVEEGIRRQLLADLDLTAALALVDLGAALDPGELSAVLEVPAERALDLVDAARASGLLGADAASLTAGASGVPAAVLGRHNLFAVARRLLATRIDAGTLTPHLARGLATIGLTDPHLARRLVEFAVDATPREAADLLDAAVPTGADPDALAVRRAEVAFAAGDLERAEQVTDRLLDRADTVDVDDVRAATRISASIAAHRGMLDRSADLFEWLGPERVGTDAPLAATVLLAAGRPSAAERLRGAAVSGAPTSAASAARLLEEGLRESVGGDGRIAMNHLARALTSLGSDGSLRAWPDTVDAVAALLCLHSGELGYARAILDRPETPTVRNRILVAWTEMLGGDLTAAAATAEAVAPEVTGQRNLLFFHALQVGLARRNADLGALTVRWQAAQAVVAEYSVDLFGLLPLGELWLAAVRLGESARVAHLVVGARALLTTLGEPPLWGAALHWYGVQAAIAADRPADLVPHARALALAAETTAYAAVLARAGHAWLSVLRGEVDATRIREAAESLASVGLPWDGAKLAGEAALRTDDTTVATGLLQVARTIRQDGPAGRAPVDVAPAAPPSVPDESPLGAREKPGALSEREAQVADLVVSGLTYREVGNHLYISAKTVEHHVARIRRRLGAGSRSELLSLLRAMGHGADVSRHMHSDRNGGKPACP